Proteins found in one Plasmodium coatneyi strain Hackeri chromosome 10, complete sequence genomic segment:
- a CDS encoding Structural maintenance of chromosomes protein has translation MRDVISAVEATDLLPEDDAANVQTLSIMNEGGGDHSEADRSEAYHSASEAQKDMNGGGLNEPTLSIENKKSSRIIIDRLILENFKSYSGVKVIGPFYKKFSCIVGPNGSGKSNIIDAMLFVFGRRAKKIRQNKLCDLIHSSKYSMKNEYTKVSIQFRTISEGDQQDEPAKWEGQRDETDLMQPPLQDLPDSFTISREATADNQSKYRINDKVVTQKEVFDLLLQNGIDLRNNRFLILQGEVEQISQMSPKGTKNEEGLLEYLEDIIGTNCYIEDINKSLDELERSEEVYHDKVNRLKHVYNELKELAGPKKEAKYYVQLQKFTYKLNILIVKKDKFELAKRILMKEEELAKCMEEKEEHNLVYAQLLKERKEMNTVLSSLENEESEIIKRKNKVDNEFKVLTTQDENVKKELLIVVEKIQNLYVKREQLREKDIPQYKEIIEKKQQILNVLKRESIPKLERQLEKCEEEMEKYNEEIKTDTDRINTIYSNEEKKLAPLQNSYDDLVRVTSEYNNRSNLIEKKQKEFLAHQDELKYLQGKLLNELKEMDVQLKHMSKVDSEKRKILHDKEELLTQINSQTEQATNNLINLTVKYETMKKELNTDKSLSKLHELIYHLKRTKIKGIHGVLGDLGSIDPKYEKAFLIAGNNCTDFVVVDKPHDAVLLFEQMRKHNLGRVNVLSLSILEGNLLPVMKKQDENYTPLLPNVHRLIDFIRLKEDKYKVCFYYAVKETLVANTLEEAHVIGYAHKRRVVTVGGELIENDGRICGGGILDKQGKGSTNAGRGSVRRSSVNRGEEEEGRHSSSAFFRGETTPQYDQSDVDKTEGDIKSANKKLEELKLRKGNLLNEIKEITALIEDNECKVEIAKKRIENCKKQLKDIEGQLQNSDVPELTPEEKKELESIKEIIEEKNDEKNKVEILLKAQESKVKMYYEQLQDVGGEKKKTLKSKLLHAERQLNITRDEITKHSSEEVNALANLQKGEKDILKFTDEIEEYEKNEKELENELKELESKGSVVYEEIEKMEKELAKVQVQMKQNQKKKQQIDENISKKDLENVDLVYKAEHLQKEIEQLRHRGVAYEGKIDEYTRLIEQADRVVVENRPCRGSSVGSGGSADQSTGEESSNEGSEDASDDQDDETVGGKRKRSSGGNTQSSKRKRGSSDAQGEGDTNSEGDGDECGEGDGHDAEERDEDQEEELKALEDMACDNEDWSDLESEYDYANVTDEQLQSMNRKEVENKLESKLLLLQKKAPNLKVFQDYNVKLYDYMKRRKDVTKSRKKKDKLKKHYDNLCNKRRKEFLLAFNVISAKLKEMYQMIAIGGDAELEIIDSSEIFNEGILFSVRPPKKSWKHIQNLSGGEKTLSSLALVFALHYFKPNPIYFMDEIDAALDFKNVSIISHYIKTKTNDAQFIVISLRNQMFELCDRMIGIYKTNDITKCITLNPGKFQGEQPGGESSTEGEEDQVEEKLHEQASPYVAVPM, from the exons ATGAGGGACGTGATCAGCGCCGTGGAGGCGACGGACCTCTTGCCCGAAGACGATGCAGCGAACGTGCAAACGCTAAGCATCATGAACGAGGGGGGAGGAGACCACTCAGAAGCAGATCGCTCAGAGGCATACCACTCCGCCAGCGAAGCGCAGAAGGACATGAACGGAGGAGGATTAAATGAACCCACGCTGAGCATAGAGAACAAGAAAAGCTCGAGGATAATAATTGACAGACTTATATTAGAAAACTTTAAAAGCTACTCCGGTGTGAAGGTGATTGGACCGTTCTACAAGAAGTTCAGTTGCATCGTGGGTCCGAATGGAAGTGGGAAGAGCAACATTATTGACGCCATGTTGTTTGTGTTTGGGCGTCGGGCGAAGAAGATCCGGCAGAACAAGCTGTGCGATCTAATACACAGTTCCAAGTATTCCATGAAGAACGAGTATACGAAGGTATCCATCCAATTCAGGACGATCTCGGAGGGGGACCAACAGGATGAACCCGCCAAGTGGGAGGGACAACGAGATGAAACAGACCTGATGCAGCCCCCCCTTCAGGATTTGCCAGACAGCTTCACAATCAGCAGGGAAGCAACAGCAGACAACCAGTCGAAGTACCGCATAAACGACAAAGTGGTGACACAGAAGGAGGTATTCGACCTGCTGCTCCAAAATGGGATCGACTTACGGAACAACCGTTTCCTGATCCTGCAGGGAGAAGTGGAACAAATCTCACAAATGAGTCCCAAGGGGacaaaaaacgaagaagggCTACTTGAATACTTGGAAGACATCATAGGGACGAACTGCTACATAGAAGACATAAATAAAAGTCTCGATGAGTTGGAAAGAAGCGAAGAAGTATACCACGATAAAGTGAACCGACTGAAGCATGTCTACAACGAGTTGAAGGAACTAGCTGGAccgaaaaaggaagcaaagtaCTACGTGCAGCTGCAGAAGTTTACCTACAAGCTTAACATACTAATAGTgaagaaggacaaatttgagctagccaaaaggaTTCTaatgaaagaagaggagctagccaaatgtatggaagaaaaagaagaacataaCCTAGTCTATGCACAGTTACTgaaggagagaaaagaaatgaacaCCGTTTTAAGTTCTctggaaaatgaagagagtgaaataataaaaaggaaaaacaaagtaGACAACGAATTCAAGGTATTGACCACGCAggatgaaaatgtgaaaaaagagTTACTCATCGTTGTAGAGAAAATACAAAACCTCTACGTGAAGAGGGAACAACTCAGGGAGAAGGACATCCCCCAGTATAAGGAAATCatagaaaagaagcaacaaattttaaatgtatTGAAAAGGGAGAGCATACCCAAATTGGAAAGGCAACTAGAAAAGtgcgaagaagaaatggaaaaatacaaCGAAGAGATTAAGACAGACACAGATAGGATTAATACGATCTATTcaaatgaggagaagaaactAGCTCCTCTGCAAAACAGCTACGATGATCTAGTGAGAGTTACCTCTGAATATAACAACCGATCCAACCTTatagaaaagaagcagaaggaattCCTAGCCCACCAGGATGAACTTAAGTACTTACAGGGGAAGCTACTTAACGAGTTAAAAGAAATGGATGTGCAGCTAAAACACATGAGTAAGGTCGACtcggaaaagagaaaaatccTACACGACAAGGAAGAACTACTAACTCAGATAAACAGCCAAACAGAACAAGCAACAAACAACCTCATCAACCTTACCGTGAAGTACGAaacgatgaagaaggaactcAACACGGATAAGAGTCTGAGCAAGTTACACGAACTCATTTACCATTTGAAGAGGACAAAGATTAAGGGGATTCATGGAGTTCTTGGGGATTTAGGATCTATAGATCCAAAATATGAGAAGGCTTTTCTCATCGCAGGGAATAACTGCACCGATTTTGTTGTGGTGGATAAACCACATGACGCCGTTCTGCTCTTCGAACAGATGCGGAAGCATAACCTCGGAAGAGTGAACGTCTTGTCTCTCTCCATTTTGGAAGGCAATTTATTGCCAGTGATGAAAAAGCAGGACGAGAATTATACCCCTCTCCTTCCCAACGTGCATAGACTTATCGACTTCATCCGACTTAAGGAGGACAAGTATAAAGTCTGCTTCTACTACGCTGTGAAGGAAACCCTTGTGGCGAACACGCTGGAGGAGGCACACGTTATTGGATATGCTCACAAAAGGAGAGTTGTAACCGTCGGGGGGGAGCTAATAGAAAATGACGGTCGGATATGCGGTGGAGGGATCCTGGATAAGCAAGGCAAGGGGTCAACCAATGCAGGCAGAGGATCCGTAAGGAGGAGTTCCGTCAAccgaggggaagaagaagaaggacgcCACTCCAGCAGCGCCTTCTTCAGAGGGGAAACTACCCCCCAGTATGACCAAAGCGATGTAGACAAAACTGAAGGGGATATTAAATCGGCCAACAAAAAATTGGAGGAACTGAAACTACGAAAGGGAAACCTCCTCAACGAGATCAAAGAGATAACCGCACTTATAGAGGACAACGAGTGTAAGGTAGAAATTGCGAAGAAGCGAATAGAGAATTGCAAAAAACAACTGAAGGATATCGAGGGGCAGTTGCAAAACTCCGATGTGCCAGAACTGACCccggaggagaagaaggaactcGAGTCCATTAAAGAaattattgaagaaaaaaacgacgaAAAGAATAAGGTGGAAATTCTACTCAAAGCACAGGAGAGTAAAGTGAAAATGTACTATGAGCAATTGCAGGACGtcggaggagaaaaaaaaaaaacactaaaAAGTAAGTTATTGCATGCGGAAAGACAGCTAAATATTACGCGGGATGAAATAACCAAGCACAGCAGTGAAGAGGTGAATGCGTTGGCCAACCTACAGAAAGGAGAGAAGGACATACTTAAATTTACCGACGAAATTGAAGAATATGAAAAGAACGAGAAGGAACTAGAGAATGAGCTGAAGGAACTAGAATCTAAGGGATCCGTGGTGTATGAGGAAATAGAAAAGATGGAAAAGGAGCTAGCCAAAGTGCAAGTCCAGATGAAGCAGaaccaaaagaagaagcaacaaatTGATGAAAACATATCGAAGAAGGATCTAGAGAATGTGGATCTAGTGTATAAGGCGGAACATTtacaaaaagaaatagagCAACTTCGACACAGGGGTGTTGCCTACGAAGGGAAAATTGATGAATACACACGGCTGATTGAGCAGGCCGACCGGGTCGTGGTGGAGAACAGACCGTGCCGTGGAAGCAGCGTGGGTAGTGGTGGCAGCGCTGATCAGAGCACTGGTGAGGAGAGCAGCAACGAAGGAAGTGAAGATGCAAGTGACGATCAGGATGATGAAACGGtgggggggaagagaaagCGCAGCTCGGGGGGGAACACGCAGAGCAGCAAGCGGAAGAGGGGGAGCAGTGACGCACAGGGTGAGGGTGACACAAACAGTGAAGGTGACGGTGACGAATGTGGTGAAGGTGATGGTCACGACGCCGAAGAG CGGGACGAGGaccaggaggaagaactCAAAGCCCTGGAGGACATGGCCTGTGACAACGAAGACTGGAGCGATCTCGAAAGCGAATACGACTATGCGAACGTAACAGACGAACAGCTCCAATCCATGAACAGAAAGGAAGTGGAAAACAAACTGGAAAGTAAGTTACTCCTGTTGCAGAAGAAGGCACCCAACCTTAAGGTCTTCCAAGACTACAACGTCAAGCTGTATGACTAcatgaaaaggagaaaagacgTTACCAAAtccaggaagaaaaaggacaagTTAAAAAAACACTACGATAACCTATGCAataagagaaggaaagagttCCTCCTCGCATTCAACGTCATCTCTGCCAAGCTGAAGGAGATGTACCAAATGATAGCCATAGGTGGGGATGCAGAATTAGAAATAATAGATTCTTCGGAAATTTTCAATGAAGGGATTCTATTCTCCGTTCGACCTCCGAAAAAAAGCTGGAAACATATACAGAACCTAtcaggaggagaaaaaacgcTGAGCTCCTTAGCTCTTGTTTTTGCTCTTCACTACTTCAAGCCAAATCCCATCTATTTCATGGATGAGATCGATGCTGCACTGGACTTCAAAAACGTTTCGATCATTTCCCACTATATCAAAACGAAGACTAACGATGCTCAGTTTATCGTCATCTCTTTGCGGAACCAAATGTTCGAGCTCTGCGATAGGATGATTGGTATTTACAAGACCAACGATATAACCAAGTGTATAACCCTTAACCCGGGGAAGTTCCAGGGGGAGCAGCCCGGGGGGGAATCCAGCAcagagggggaggaggaccAAGTAGAGGAAAAACTCCACGAGCAGGCCAGTCCGTACGTCGCGGTGCCGATGTGA